Proteins encoded within one genomic window of Dyadobacter chenhuakuii:
- a CDS encoding DUF4301 family protein, producing MFIEKDIIQIQERGSDIATVEEQVNYFVNGFPFLQLSKAATVGDGIIRLTDDQIATVISEFDKSASEGEIALLKFVPASGAATRMFKSLFGFLQDDKKDKSVEEFFGKLKDFAFYEDLKTSLAADGNDIETADEKTIASYFLTNKGLGYGELPKGLLKFHNYAERSRTPLEEHLVEGAKYANAGSNVQIHFTVSPEHRDKFEKLVVEVLPSYQSEFGVRYIVSFSEQKSSTDTIAVNLDNTPFREKDESLLFRPAGHGALLDNLGQLDADIIFIKNIDNVVPDRIKQDTITYKKALAGIVLSYQKRIFSYLGKLKDQANPALLSELDAFFKTELCVVPPADFDSWSDDQKAIYFQKKLDRPLRACGMVKNQGEPGGGPFWAENADGSSSLQIVESAQVDVDDESQNSIFKNSTHFNPVDLVCAVKNSKGELYDLKKFRDPLTGFITGKSKDGKELKAQELPGLWNGAMADWNTLFVEVPLITFNPVKTVNDLLREQHQ from the coding sequence ATGTTTATTGAAAAAGACATTATACAAATACAAGAACGCGGAAGCGATATTGCCACAGTAGAAGAACAAGTCAATTATTTTGTAAACGGATTCCCCTTCCTCCAACTTTCAAAAGCTGCCACCGTCGGCGATGGCATCATTCGCCTCACCGACGACCAAATTGCAACCGTAATCAGTGAATTTGATAAAAGTGCTTCTGAGGGCGAAATTGCACTCTTGAAGTTTGTTCCGGCCTCCGGTGCTGCTACGAGAATGTTCAAATCCCTTTTCGGGTTTTTGCAGGATGATAAAAAAGACAAATCTGTTGAAGAGTTTTTTGGCAAACTAAAAGACTTTGCATTCTATGAGGATCTGAAAACCTCCCTGGCTGCCGACGGAAACGACATTGAGACGGCGGATGAAAAAACCATTGCATCTTACTTCCTGACTAACAAGGGATTAGGTTATGGTGAGCTGCCAAAAGGTTTGCTGAAATTCCATAATTATGCAGAACGTTCCAGAACGCCATTAGAGGAACATTTGGTAGAAGGCGCGAAATATGCCAATGCCGGCAGCAATGTCCAGATCCATTTTACTGTGTCGCCTGAGCACCGTGACAAATTTGAAAAACTGGTGGTAGAAGTGCTGCCAAGTTACCAGAGTGAGTTTGGCGTGCGTTACATTGTTTCGTTCTCCGAACAGAAAAGCTCAACCGACACCATTGCGGTTAACCTCGATAACACCCCTTTCCGCGAAAAAGACGAAAGCCTGTTGTTCAGACCGGCGGGTCACGGCGCGTTGCTGGATAATCTCGGACAGCTGGATGCGGATATTATTTTTATCAAAAACATTGATAATGTGGTTCCTGACAGAATTAAGCAGGACACCATTACTTATAAGAAAGCGCTGGCCGGCATTGTATTAAGCTACCAAAAAAGGATTTTCTCTTATCTGGGAAAACTGAAAGACCAGGCTAACCCAGCATTACTAAGCGAATTGGACGCTTTTTTTAAGACAGAACTTTGCGTTGTGCCTCCTGCTGACTTCGATTCATGGTCGGATGATCAGAAAGCCATCTATTTTCAGAAAAAATTGGATAGGCCTTTGCGCGCTTGCGGAATGGTGAAAAATCAGGGAGAACCGGGCGGCGGTCCGTTTTGGGCTGAGAATGCAGATGGTTCATCGTCTTTGCAGATTGTAGAATCAGCGCAGGTGGATGTGGATGATGAATCGCAGAATAGCATTTTCAAGAACTCAACGCACTTTAATCCAGTGGATCTGGTATGCGCGGTGAAGAATAGCAAAGGTGAATTGTATGATCTGAAAAAATTCCGTGATCCCTTAACGGGCTTTATTACCGGAAAATCGAAAGATGGTAAGGAGCTGAAAGCGCAGGAATTGCCAGGATTATGGAACGGCGCCATGGCAGATTGGAACACATTGTTCGTGGAAGTGCCCTTAATTACATTTAATCCGGTAAAAACGGTGAATGATCTGCTGCGTGAGCAACACCAGTAG
- a CDS encoding ATP-dependent helicase yields MNHNEYLSTLNEPQREAVLHGDGPLMIIAGAGSGKTRVLTYRIAHLIENGVDPFRILSLTFTNKASGEMRHRIEGAVGTEARNIWMGTFHSVFAKILRIEARYLGYTSDFSIYDTDDSKSLLRSIIKEYNLDDKVYKANVVFNRISGAKNRLVSADDYLANPAIQADDDAAKMKEIGRLYKTYVMRCFQANAMDFDDLLFNTNVLFRDFPDVLYKYQHKFQHVMVDEFQDTNVSQYLITRKLSAVHRNIVVVGDDAQSIYAFRGANIENILNFEKDFPDVRVIKLEQNYRSTSTIVNAANSVIARNKAQLEKRTFTDNEEGSLIDVIKAGSDNEEGRLVATAIFEEKMSKALRNENFAILYRTNAQSRSFEEALRKLGIKYRIIGGQSFYQRKEIKDLLAYLRFTVNQRDEEAFKRIINLPKRGIGDGTVAKIAVAASENGIPIWEVVANIGKYASGRTITPIEQFATLIKSFKIMVEEGKDAYEVSAHIAKVSGILRELYEDKTVEGLSRYENVQELLNGIKEFVDNEETEDKTLSAFLQSVSLLTNADEPDDNNDNDRVTMMTIHSAKGLEFRNVFIVGLEEDLFPSQMMLESRQDLEEERRLFYVAITRAEKKLSFSYAESRYQWGRLKMCEPSRFLLEVDPHFLNVSNMLHGAPTRDSVSPVTSFARNLTQRKSAPTPSSTTVSHTPSEDFVPTDTFDLKEGDKVEHLKFGFGEVTRMDVNGTDRKATVNFKLVGEKTLLLSFAKLRILK; encoded by the coding sequence TTGAATCATAACGAATATTTGTCAACGCTTAACGAACCTCAACGCGAGGCCGTTTTGCATGGTGATGGGCCTTTAATGATCATAGCGGGTGCGGGTTCGGGGAAAACGAGGGTCCTTACTTATCGTATTGCGCATCTGATCGAAAACGGCGTTGATCCATTCCGTATTCTTTCCCTGACCTTTACCAATAAGGCTTCGGGAGAAATGCGTCACCGGATCGAAGGTGCAGTAGGAACAGAGGCGAGAAACATCTGGATGGGCACATTTCACTCTGTTTTTGCAAAAATACTCCGGATAGAGGCGCGTTACCTGGGTTATACAAGCGACTTTTCGATCTACGACACAGATGATTCCAAGTCGCTTTTGCGGAGCATTATAAAGGAATACAACCTCGACGATAAAGTGTATAAGGCCAATGTTGTCTTTAACCGGATTTCCGGAGCTAAAAACAGACTGGTTTCTGCGGATGACTATCTGGCCAATCCGGCTATTCAGGCGGACGATGACGCTGCGAAGATGAAGGAGATCGGCAGGTTGTATAAAACATATGTCATGCGCTGTTTTCAGGCGAATGCGATGGACTTTGATGATCTGCTTTTTAATACCAATGTTCTTTTTCGCGATTTTCCGGATGTACTATATAAGTATCAGCACAAATTCCAGCACGTGATGGTGGATGAGTTTCAGGATACGAACGTTTCGCAGTATCTGATCACCCGGAAACTTTCGGCTGTTCACAGGAACATCGTGGTGGTAGGTGACGATGCGCAAAGCATTTACGCGTTCCGTGGCGCAAACATTGAGAACATCCTCAACTTTGAAAAGGACTTCCCGGATGTAAGGGTCATCAAGCTGGAACAGAATTACCGCTCAACGAGCACGATCGTGAATGCTGCCAACTCTGTTATTGCCCGCAACAAGGCGCAGCTGGAAAAAAGGACATTTACGGATAATGAGGAAGGTTCATTAATAGATGTCATCAAAGCTGGATCTGACAATGAGGAAGGACGCCTGGTGGCTACGGCGATCTTTGAAGAGAAAATGTCGAAAGCGCTGCGAAATGAGAATTTTGCTATCCTATATAGAACCAATGCGCAGTCCAGGTCCTTTGAAGAAGCGCTCCGTAAGCTTGGAATTAAATACCGGATTATTGGCGGACAATCTTTTTATCAAAGAAAAGAGATCAAGGACTTGCTTGCTTACCTGCGTTTCACTGTGAACCAGCGCGATGAAGAAGCATTTAAACGCATCATTAACCTTCCTAAAAGAGGCATAGGCGATGGCACAGTGGCAAAAATCGCGGTTGCAGCCTCCGAAAACGGTATTCCGATCTGGGAAGTAGTTGCTAACATCGGCAAATATGCCAGTGGAAGGACCATTACCCCGATCGAGCAGTTTGCGACTTTGATCAAAAGCTTTAAAATTATGGTCGAAGAAGGCAAAGATGCTTACGAGGTGTCGGCGCACATTGCCAAGGTTTCGGGGATCTTGCGGGAATTATATGAAGACAAAACGGTAGAAGGGCTTTCGCGCTATGAAAACGTTCAGGAGTTGTTGAACGGGATCAAGGAATTTGTAGATAATGAAGAAACAGAAGACAAAACATTAAGTGCATTCCTTCAATCCGTTTCCTTATTGACGAATGCCGACGAACCGGATGATAATAATGATAACGACCGGGTTACGATGATGACCATTCACTCTGCGAAAGGCCTGGAATTCCGGAATGTATTTATTGTGGGCTTGGAAGAAGACCTTTTCCCAAGCCAGATGATGCTGGAAAGCCGTCAGGACCTGGAAGAAGAACGAAGGTTGTTTTATGTGGCCATCACCCGCGCCGAAAAAAAGCTTTCCTTCTCTTACGCCGAAAGTCGTTACCAATGGGGAAGATTGAAAATGTGCGAACCAAGCCGTTTCTTACTGGAAGTCGATCCGCATTTCCTGAATGTTTCCAACATGCTTCACGGAGCGCCTACGCGGGATAGCGTGAGTCCTGTAACGTCATTTGCAAGGAATTTAACCCAAAGGAAGTCTGCTCCGACTCCATCCAGTACGACAGTTTCACATACGCCGTCCGAAGATTTCGTGCCCACCGACACATTTGATCTCAAAGAAGGAGACAAAGTGGAACATTTGAAGTTTGGTTTCGGAGAAGTAACGAGGATGGACGTGAATGGCACCGACCGCAAGGCAACCGTTAATTTTAAACTTGTCGGAGAGAAAACTTTGCTGCTGAGCTTCGCCAAGCTCCGTATTCTGAAATAA